Genomic segment of Nonomuraea helvata:
GGCGAACCCGCGCACGTCACGCACGGTGTCGGCCGAGCCGCGCGAGCCGGCCACGGTCGAGAAGCGGACGAATGTCGGCGTCGGCTTCGACGTGTCGTTCAGGAAGGCCGCCGTGGTCAGGTCGCCGAGCGGCTCGTAGAGCTGGAAGATCCCGTACGCGCCGGCGCCCCTGGCGTGCACCACGCGCTCGGGGATGCGCTCGTGGTCGAAGCGCGTGAGCTTCTCCCGGAAGTGGAAGTCCTCCATGAGCGTCGGCCCGCGCTCGCCGGCCCGCAGCGAGTCGTCCGTGTGGTCGACCCCGACGCCTTGGTCCGTGGTCATGGTGAGGTCGTCCGCCGGGACGCGGTGGGCGTCGAGCTGGCGGTCCTTCGTGTCGCGCTCTGATGGCATGAGAAAATCCCCCTTTGTAGGTGTTTGTCAGGCTTTACACCAGTGCCCCTATGGGCAGGTCGAAACAGGGGGATCGATGATCAAGGCTGTGGTGTTCGACGTCGGGGAGACGCTGATCAGTGAGGAGCGGATCTGGGCACGCTGGGCCGAGCGGCTGGGCGTGAGCGGGTTCGTGCTGATGGGCGCGCTCGGCGGGATGGCCGCGCTGGATCGTCCCCACGGCGACGCCTTCGAGCTCATCCGGCCCGGCTTCGACCTCCTCGCGGAGGAGGCCGCATGGGAGCGCGACGACCCCCACGGCCTGCGCAGCGGCTTCGACGCCGACGACCTCTATCCCGACGTGCGCGACGCGCTGGCCGCCATCCGCGCCGCCGGCCACCAGGTGATCATCGCGGGCAACCAGCCGAGCCGCGCCTACGACGCGCTGGTCGCCATGGACCTGCCCGCCGACTCCGTGCACACTTCCGAGGGATGGGGCGTCTCCAAGCCGGCCCCCGGTTTCTTCGCCAAGGTGGCGGCTGTCGCGGGGCGGGAGCCCGCCGAGATCCTCTACGTCGGCGACCGGCTGGACAACGACGTGCTGCCCGCCGCCGCGGCGGGCATGCGCACCGCGCTGCTGCGCCGCGGGCCGTGGGGATACCTGCACGCCGAGCGCCCGCAGGCGGAGGCCGCCGACGCGATCGTCGACGGCCTGCACGCACTGCTGCCCGTGCTCGAACGCCTCGCGTGAGGCGGCCACGGGCCTGACGCCCGCGCCGGGACCTCTCACGGAAGGTTCTCGTCGGGGTCGATGCGGATGGCACGCTCTTCCGCCGACAGGTCGTTGCCGTCGTCGTCGCCCCAGTCCGAGGCGATCTCCTCGCTCTCGGTGTCGGGCTCCAGCCCCTCGTCCGGCTGCGTCAGCCGGTGCTTGGGCCGGGGCTCGTGGAGCCGGTCCCTGGCCTCCCGGCGCAGGCGTTCGTCGAGCGTGTCTCTGTGCTGGGGGTCGTCCTCGACGACTTCGTGGTAGAAGCCGAGGTCGTCGGTCCACTCCTCGA
This window contains:
- a CDS encoding DUF5709 domain-containing protein, with amino-acid sequence MTEKPPDRFGLSDEQEIEVEEWTDDLGFYHEVVEDDPQHRDTLDERLRREARDRLHEPRPKHRLTQPDEGLEPDTESEEIASDWGDDDGNDLSAEERAIRIDPDENLP
- a CDS encoding HAD family hydrolase → MIKAVVFDVGETLISEERIWARWAERLGVSGFVLMGALGGMAALDRPHGDAFELIRPGFDLLAEEAAWERDDPHGLRSGFDADDLYPDVRDALAAIRAAGHQVIIAGNQPSRAYDALVAMDLPADSVHTSEGWGVSKPAPGFFAKVAAVAGREPAEILYVGDRLDNDVLPAAAAGMRTALLRRGPWGYLHAERPQAEAADAIVDGLHALLPVLERLA